A single region of the Rhizobium grahamii genome encodes:
- a CDS encoding pyridoxal phosphate-dependent decarboxylase family protein: MDNEAFRQWSRTAADWGADYRANLRERPVRAQTKPGDIIRQIADAAPEAGEAMEAIFADFERIIPDGITHWQHPRFFAYFPANAAPVSVIADYLVTSVAAQCMLWQTSPAATELETRVVDWLRQALGLPDGFAGVIQDSASTATLAAVLVMREKALGWKGNSEGLAAHGAVRVYASKQVHTSIDRAIWIAGIGEANLVRIPTKGPLNGMDPEALDAAIRADLESGHIPAGVIACTGGTSIGACDPIAEVAAVVKAHGLYLHVDAAWAGSAMICPEFRTLWKGVEEADSVVFNPHKWLGANFDCSVQFIKSPEDQVRTLAIQPEYLKTHGHDGIVNYSEWSVPLGRRFRALKLWFLMRYHGLEGLRTMIRNHVRWSEELAERIAAEPDFEIVSKPVLSLFSFRHKGRGDSDQHNIALVNAINDDGRIYLTQTRVDGRIAIRFQAGQFEMTRDDADTAFTVITEIARTWN, encoded by the coding sequence GGCTGCCGATTGGGGTGCGGATTATCGGGCAAACCTGCGCGAGCGGCCAGTTCGCGCGCAGACGAAGCCCGGTGACATTATCAGGCAGATCGCTGATGCCGCCCCCGAAGCGGGTGAGGCGATGGAGGCGATCTTCGCCGACTTCGAGCGCATCATTCCCGATGGCATCACTCACTGGCAGCACCCACGCTTCTTTGCCTATTTCCCGGCCAATGCCGCTCCCGTTTCCGTCATAGCGGATTATCTCGTTACCTCCGTCGCTGCGCAGTGCATGCTCTGGCAGACGTCGCCGGCAGCGACGGAACTCGAGACCCGCGTGGTCGACTGGCTGCGACAGGCGCTCGGCCTGCCGGATGGTTTTGCCGGTGTCATCCAGGATTCGGCTTCGACCGCGACGCTTGCCGCCGTCCTGGTCATGCGCGAGAAGGCGCTTGGGTGGAAAGGCAACAGCGAGGGGCTCGCGGCGCACGGCGCCGTTCGCGTTTATGCGTCCAAGCAGGTCCATACGTCCATCGACCGGGCAATCTGGATTGCGGGTATCGGTGAGGCCAACCTGGTGCGGATCCCGACCAAGGGACCGCTGAACGGCATGGACCCGGAAGCGCTGGATGCGGCGATCAGGGCCGATCTCGAAAGCGGTCACATCCCAGCGGGTGTCATCGCCTGCACCGGTGGCACCTCGATTGGTGCATGCGATCCGATCGCCGAGGTTGCTGCGGTCGTGAAGGCACATGGGCTTTACCTGCATGTCGATGCCGCCTGGGCTGGTTCAGCGATGATCTGCCCGGAGTTTCGGACGCTATGGAAGGGTGTCGAGGAGGCTGACTCCGTCGTCTTCAATCCGCATAAATGGCTGGGCGCCAACTTCGATTGCTCGGTGCAATTCATCAAAAGCCCCGAGGATCAGGTACGCACTCTGGCCATTCAGCCGGAATACCTGAAAACCCATGGCCATGATGGCATCGTCAACTATTCGGAATGGTCGGTTCCGCTGGGTCGCCGTTTTAGAGCGCTCAAGCTCTGGTTCCTGATGCGCTATCATGGGCTCGAGGGCCTGCGCACCATGATCCGCAACCACGTGAGGTGGTCGGAGGAGCTTGCCGAACGGATTGCCGCTGAGCCGGATTTCGAAATCGTCAGCAAGCCTGTTCTCTCGCTCTTCTCCTTCCGCCATAAGGGCCGCGGCGATAGCGACCAGCACAACATCGCGCTCGTCAATGCCATCAACGACGACGGCCGCATTTATTTGACCCAGACACGCGTCGACGGTCGCATCGCCATCCGCTTCCAGGCTGGGCAATTCGAGATGACTCGTGACGACGCTGACACGGCTTTCACGGTCATCACCGAGATCGCCCGTACATGGAATTAG